The stretch of DNA GATCACTGGCAAGGAGGATGCTGCTAACAACTACGCCCGTGGACACTACACAATCGGCAAAGAGATCATTGACCTGGTTCTGGACAGGATCCGCAAACTGGTGGGTTACATTTATGACAGCTAGTTTCAAGTTTATCTTCAAAAAGAGAGACTAAATGAAATAATCCCTGGTTGTGGTCTCGCCCTCTCTGTCCTCAGGCTGACCAGTGCACTGGTCTTCAGGGCTTCCTGGTGTTCCACAGCTTTGGTGGTGGCACCGGCTCCGGTTTCACCTCCCTGCTGATGGAGCGTCTGTCCGTCGACTACGGCAAGAAGTCCAAGCTGGAGTTCTCCATCTACCCAGCTCCTCAGGTGTCCACTGCTGTGGTGGAGCCCTACAACTCCATCCTGACCACCCACACCACCTTAGAGCACTCTGACTGTGCCTTCATGGTAGATAATGAGGCCATCTATGATATCTGCCGTAGGAACCTCGATATCGAGCGTCCTACCTACACCAACCTGAACAGGCTGATTGGTCAGAtagtgtcctccatcactgcttCCCTGCGCTTTGATGGTGCCCTCAATGTTGATCTGACAGAGTTCCAGACCAACTTGGTGCCATATCCTCGTATCCACTTCCCCCTGGCCACCTACGCTCCTGTCATCTCTGCTGAAAAGGCGTACCATGAGCAGCTCTCAGTGGCTGAGATCACAAACGCCTGCTTTGAACCAGCCAATCAGATGGTGAAATGTGACCCTCGCCACGGCAAGTACATGGCCTGCTGCCTTTTGTACCGTGGTGATGTGGTGCCCAAAGATGTCAATGCTGCCATTGCCACCATCAAAACCAAACGCACCATCCagtttgtggactggtgccccACTGGTTTCAAGGTTGGCATCAACTACCAGCCCCCCACTGTGGTTCCAGGCGGAGACTTGGCCAAGGTCCAGAGAGCTGTGTGCATGCTGAGCAACACCACTGCTATTGCAGAGGCCTGGGCTCGGCTCGACCACAAGTTCGATCTGATGTACGCTAAGCGTGCCTTTGTTCACTGGTACGTGGGTGAGGGTATGGAGGAGGGAGAGTTCTCTGAGGCCAGAGAGGACATGGCAGCTCTGGAGAAGGATTATGAGGAGGTGGGAGTTGACTCCattgagggcgagggagaggaggaaggagaggagtaTTAAAAGGGATTTGAAGGCATTAGATAAAAAGGAGATATCTGACTGAAATGTGTCCTTTAAAGCATTCCAAATACAAATGTTATGTCATTTTGGCTGTTCAGATCTAAACCCCTGGATATGTCAAGTTTGGCTATGCTCTAAATAAAACATCTGTGATCTGaaactgtttgtcttttaattaTTCAGCTTTGAACTTTTATGAAGTATTAGTCATGAGTAAGTAGTCCAAAAATGCTTAAATGATGCAGCTTAAATTGTATACTAGACAATAACTATTTCAATTTGTAAATTTTTGCAACACTTGGAGGAAGGAATCTGCTTAGTTTCCTCAGTAGCATGCCAATATTTTTCTTCTAGTAATTTATACTGGAAGCAATTTCATACGTATTGCTTTTTAAATGCAAGAAATGTACATTTTCCAGAGTACAGTAGATatgtacacattcacatatacATGTTAACACCGATGTGAACCACTGCCGGAAAGTGTTTAGAGGCAGGCTAACAGAAGTGTTTCCAACAGatattttaaatggtaaatggactagttcgtatacagtgcttttctactcagtctgagcactcaaagcgcttataaaACAAACCAATTATTCAGCCGACCTGAAGAAAGGAGGAAGACTCCCAAAGCTTTACAACTTTAAAATCATGGTCATCTTTAGGTTTTAGGATAAAGTGAATGGGTCAGTTTAAAGGCCTTCTATCATTAAGAAACATGTTACCTTACAAATAAGATGCTGCCTGGTCTTTGGTTGTGTGAGGATGATAATTCACATGTCTGTGCAGCAGTTCCTTTGTAAGAGTGGCCTTTAGCCTTCTTTAGAGGACAGTAAGACTTAAAGtacattataaaaatatatttttctgtttcttcctcTATTAATTTTAGTGGTACATTCTGCTGAGTTAGGTGgacatttttcccttttttctaaCTGATCATCTAATGTTCTGTAAACAATCTAACAATTCCCTGAAAAGCAGCTGTCAACAGGACAAAaaacttgtctagatgatcttgTGTTTCTAGGGAAGCGTCGCCATCTTGTGGTGTTTTGCTTTTTCCCTGTTACTGGCTGACCTGCAGGTTACAGTAATCTGAGTTCATACATTTCTTTATAACAAGTGCTTTGGTGCATGTCTAAGGAGGAGCCTGACGTTTACAATGCTGccttcaaaaaaatgttttaaaattgtttgaactgatatAGTTGAACCCTCTGCCGTTTTTGtgacctgtaaaaaaaacacatagtaTTATTTCATGCTTTACCCCAGTGCAACTCACAACAGATCACCAGTTTGAGAccggaggagacacaaacccagcctgaGGGGGTCACAAGCTAGTGCTCTTCTAGTGCTGGTCCCAAGTCTGGATAAATGGGAAGGCTGCATCAGGAAGTgcatccatctgctgtggcaaccccctGGGAagtaaaggagcagctgaaagcaaaGTTACAAAGTGGGCGAACATTTTTTGAAGTGTTTTTGATTTCTTAAGTACCGGAAATATCcacatgaaaatttcaggcctgaaaaacacatttaagttcTGTTAAAATACTGTAACCAAATAAGTTTACAACACCCGCTCCACAATAGGGCTGCGACTACCGACTgttttgatagtcgattagtcatcgactactgaaacgattagtcgactaattggattatgaatcacataattatgaaatggcacttatttagctatcagcttttacatttagcataaggttatttaaaatgtggtagtaaacacatacttcaaaacttttaatcaggtttgctgctgatataactttaacggtccatttttccaaccataaaaaagaaaaaatctagtactgtaaaacaaagttggcacagtttcaccagtATCCCCCATCACTAAACATGCCGCTGAATGCTATCCGTCTTTAAGTCTGATGTCATTTACGGGCCCAAATgcttctaaataaacagcagaagGAAAAAACCCACCATAAATATgcttagaactaca from Archocentrus centrarchus isolate MPI-CPG fArcCen1 chromosome 7, fArcCen1, whole genome shotgun sequence encodes:
- the LOC115783439 gene encoding tubulin alpha-1C chain isoform X2: MRECISIHVGQAGVQIGNACWELYCLEHGIQPDGQMPSDKTIGGGDDSFNTFFSETGAGKHVPRAVFVDLEPTVIDEVRTGTYRQLFHPEQLITGKEDAANNYARGHYTIGKEIIDLVLDRIRKLADQCTGLQGFLVFHSFGGGTGSGFTSLLMERLSVDYGKKSKLEFSIYPAPQVSTAVVEPYNSILTTHTTLEHSDCAFMVDNEAIYDICRRNLDIERPTYTNLNRLIGQIVSSITASLRFDGALNVDLTEFQTNLVPYPRIHFPLATYAPVISAEKAYHEQLSVAEITNACFEPANQMVKCDPRHGKYMACCLLYRGDVVPKDVNAAIATIKTKRTIQFVDWCPTGFKVGINYQPPTVVPGGDLAKVQRAVCMLSNTTAIAEAWARLDHKFDLMYAKRAFVHWYVGEGMEEGEFSEAREDMAALEKDYEEVGTDSMGDDDEGEEY
- the LOC115783439 gene encoding tubulin alpha-1A chain isoform X1; protein product: MRECISIHVGQAGVQIGNACWELYCLEHGIQPDGQMPSDKTIGGGDDSFNTFFSETGAGKHVPRAVFVDLEPTVIDEVRTGTYRQLFHPEQLITGKEDAANNYARGHYTIGKEIIDLVLDRIRKLADQCTGLQGFLVFHSFGGGTGSGFTSLLMERLSVDYGKKSKLEFSIYPAPQVSTAVVEPYNSILTTHTTLEHSDCAFMVDNEAIYDICRRNLDIERPTYTNLNRLIGQIVSSITASLRFDGALNVDLTEFQTNLVPYPRIHFPLATYAPVISAEKAYHEQLSVAEITNACFEPANQMVKCDPRHGKYMACCLLYRGDVVPKDVNAAIATIKTKRTIQFVDWCPTGFKVGINYQPPTVVPGGDLAKVQRAVCMLSNTTAIAEAWARLDHKFDLMYAKRAFVHWYVGEGMEEGEFSEAREDMAALEKDYEEVGVDSIEGEGEEEGEEY